In Morganella morganii, the following are encoded in one genomic region:
- a CDS encoding macro domain-containing protein — MKLYAKKIGAGQLSVTDEHGHKIINFPTRNKWDSPSGYEFIESGLRELKALIKKQGLKSVAIPALGCGSGGLEWRQVDNLIQTHLGELSDTEIMIYPPVKYIDDSISPHHVLVWWIDNCLLIPSRYNLYIAIYILQRLNDMNLFNFSGTISTLYSDDVDRYVNDLRDRIAHYGIDFNTVIDVQIKLNREHPENPLPVFDHYLNRVMGSLNPLTYSDQSLLPAMMIDGLLQGKAIKEITTILRERYQARDIDFVLFRAKNGGLLKDNILGDVILTR; from the coding sequence ATGAAGCTTTATGCAAAGAAAATAGGTGCCGGCCAGTTATCAGTGACTGATGAACACGGCCATAAAATTATTAATTTCCCGACCCGGAATAAATGGGATTCACCTTCCGGTTATGAATTTATCGAAAGTGGTCTGCGTGAACTGAAAGCTCTGATTAAAAAACAGGGGCTGAAATCCGTGGCAATTCCGGCACTCGGCTGCGGCAGCGGCGGACTGGAGTGGCGTCAGGTGGATAATCTGATCCAGACGCACCTCGGTGAATTAAGTGATACAGAAATAATGATCTATCCGCCGGTCAAATATATTGATGACAGCATCAGCCCGCATCATGTGCTGGTCTGGTGGATTGATAACTGTCTGCTGATCCCGTCACGCTACAATCTTTATATTGCCATTTATATTCTGCAACGCCTGAACGACATGAATCTGTTTAATTTCAGCGGCACCATCAGTACCCTCTATTCCGATGATGTCGATCGCTATGTTAATGATCTGCGCGACCGGATTGCTCATTACGGTATTGATTTTAATACCGTGATCGACGTGCAGATTAAACTGAACCGCGAACACCCGGAAAACCCGCTGCCGGTCTTTGATCACTATCTCAACCGGGTTATGGGATCGCTCAATCCGCTGACCTACAGTGACCAGTCGCTGCTGCCGGCGATGATGATTGACGGATTACTGCAGGGTAAGGCGATCAAAGAGATCACCACCATTCTGCGTGAGCGCTATCAGGCGCGGGATATTGATTTTGTGCTGTTCCGGGCGAAAAACGGCGGCCTGCTGAAAGACAATATCTTAGGGGATGTGATTCTGACCCGCTGA
- a CDS encoding dimethyl sulfoxide reductase anchor subunit family protein, which translates to MHELPLVIFTLFMQASVGCLVITLLCYFRLFGCTDARTGMKWVRVPLVASFLLGCVGLLGSLFHMGNPFHMFYTMLHVSTSWMSREVWATAIYMALLFFSVALLLLKQKVNGFLLLLSAAAGLVYMYAMSALYANTLFNLWGGLFTYAGFFGTVLLTGGMIAGLLLVTALGFAREDVLIQRVVKISLAAGVAGLLLMLLGALSLLGNIGEPIYAGMTPRTMPEGLLNLNIIRVVLIGLGMFFAGRLLCQKNEQVTNGTLMMALAAICVFAGEAVGRVVFFSLGA; encoded by the coding sequence ATGCATGAACTGCCTCTTGTTATATTCACCTTATTTATGCAGGCTTCGGTCGGCTGCCTGGTGATCACGCTGCTTTGTTATTTCCGTCTGTTCGGCTGCACGGATGCCCGCACCGGGATGAAATGGGTGCGTGTTCCGCTGGTTGCTTCTTTCCTGCTGGGCTGTGTCGGGTTACTCGGCTCCCTGTTCCATATGGGGAATCCGTTCCATATGTTTTACACCATGCTGCACGTCTCGACCTCGTGGATGAGCCGTGAAGTCTGGGCGACCGCCATTTATATGGCGCTGCTGTTCTTCAGTGTCGCGTTGCTGCTGTTAAAACAGAAGGTGAACGGTTTCCTGCTGCTGTTAAGTGCGGCGGCGGGGCTGGTATATATGTATGCGATGTCCGCACTGTATGCGAATACCCTGTTTAACCTGTGGGGCGGGCTGTTTACCTATGCCGGATTCTTCGGCACAGTGCTGCTGACCGGCGGGATGATCGCAGGTCTGCTGCTGGTGACAGCGCTGGGCTTTGCCCGTGAGGATGTGCTGATTCAGCGTGTGGTGAAGATTTCCCTCGCTGCCGGTGTGGCCGGACTGCTTCTGATGCTGCTGGGCGCATTGTCACTGCTCGGTAATATCGGTGAGCCGATTTACGCCGGGATGACACCGCGTACCATGCCGGAAGGGCTGCTGAACCTGAATATCATCCGCGTGGTGCTGATCGGGCTGGGGATGTTCTTTGCCGGTCGTCTGCTGTGTCAGAAAAACGAACAGGTCACTAACGGTACACTGATGATGGCTCTGGCGGCCATCTGTGTATTTGCCGGTGAAGCGGTTGGTCGTGTGGTGTTCTTCTCACTCGGCGCATAA
- a CDS encoding DMSO/selenate family reductase complex B subunit gives MDNQVGFYINVAACIGCKTCVVACKDKNDLEVGRNFRRVYDIEAGEYPRPRRWHLSIACNHCDDPQCVSHCPTTAMHKREEDGVVLVDHDKCVGCRYCTWACPYEAPQFDPAIGMMTKCDTCLDLREQGGNPMCVDSCPMRAIEFGLISELRKKYGTNADIGGLPSSSITRPNLVVGTKG, from the coding sequence ATGGATAACCAAGTTGGATTTTATATAAATGTCGCCGCCTGCATCGGGTGCAAAACCTGTGTTGTGGCGTGCAAGGATAAGAACGATCTCGAAGTCGGGCGTAATTTCCGCCGTGTGTATGATATCGAGGCCGGGGAATATCCGCGCCCGCGCCGCTGGCATCTCTCCATTGCCTGTAACCATTGTGACGATCCGCAGTGCGTCAGTCATTGCCCGACAACCGCGATGCATAAGCGGGAAGAAGACGGAGTGGTGCTGGTGGATCATGATAAGTGTGTGGGCTGCCGTTACTGTACCTGGGCCTGTCCGTATGAAGCACCGCAGTTTGATCCGGCGATCGGTATGATGACCAAGTGTGATACCTGTCTGGATCTGCGGGAGCAGGGCGGTAATCCGATGTGTGTGGATTCTTGTCCGATGCGCGCCATTGAGTTCGGCCTTATCAGCGAACTGCGCAAAAAATACGGCACCAATGCCGATATCGGCGGTCTGCCGAGCTCATCCATTACCCGGCCGAACCTGGTTGTCGGCACCAAAGGATAA
- a CDS encoding molybdopterin-dependent oxidoreductase has product MSDRQKTGVTRRSFLKWTSAASAMAALPLSRQLHAATPAPAQTTPAAAPAAKGQWKPVACWHNCGGRCVNKALVADGVVVRQKTDDVVADSPDFPQQRGCLRGRSQRKQVFGADRLKYPMKRKNWAPGGGDKTLRGRDQWVRISWDEALDIVASETKRITGQYGNESLWVTGGNGTDFQSVFSAAGGFTGDWGTTSWGAWFETPAHLGLLEGFYTFGTNDRFDMRNSQLIVMWGANPAWSSPGSPTYNYYQAKKAGARFISIDPSYTATAELMDADWYPINPGTDHALALGIMHALLEMDSPENPLIDWEFLRRCTVGFDESNMPAGADPKKNFKDYLLGTYTGKPTTPKWAADICGISASEIRSLARQIGGTQRVALLTGWAPARIHNGEGWVQAFSTLGFMTGHMGRPGRMTGACCHYAAGNNGTRLVMAGANGLPAVKNPVTLKINHNELNRALLEKKFRQRGVGDVDANIQMIFHPFNATLQTRANIMQGIEAYRSGVEFIATAAYVPHTCAKYSDVILPVTTEWEREGTILNPSNREVIIAAVNVTQPLYEAKSDQWIAKELGKRLGVNVDEIFPISEKQQFFNKLNGATIITEDGVTKAPLFTITQADIDEWQVTGTPQEGRITLNEFLTKGKYQVERTPDDNYGYIAYEDFIRDPAANPRPTPSGKFEIYCETLVEKAKECGWTELPPIAEYIPSASGYEASFKDFSKKEKGDYPFQVYNPHYLRRSHSTLDNVPWLREQWPSPIYINTSDAKRLDIKQGETVLVTSPQGKILRPALVTQTMKPGVVALPHGSWTNVDETTGIDMAGADNTLTIQVPTGLGTSGWNTMLCNIEKWHGEQLTDDARLPQRIIG; this is encoded by the coding sequence ATGTCAGACAGACAGAAAACCGGCGTAACCCGCCGTTCATTTCTGAAATGGACGTCGGCGGCATCCGCCATGGCGGCACTGCCGTTAAGCAGACAACTTCACGCGGCCACCCCGGCACCGGCACAGACCACCCCGGCGGCGGCACCTGCCGCCAAAGGGCAGTGGAAACCTGTCGCCTGCTGGCATAACTGCGGCGGGCGCTGTGTTAACAAAGCATTGGTGGCCGATGGTGTGGTGGTCAGACAAAAAACTGATGATGTGGTGGCGGATTCCCCTGACTTCCCGCAGCAGCGCGGGTGTCTGCGCGGGCGTTCCCAGCGTAAACAGGTGTTCGGGGCCGACCGCCTGAAATACCCGATGAAACGCAAAAACTGGGCGCCGGGCGGCGGGGACAAAACCCTGCGCGGACGTGACCAGTGGGTGCGTATCAGCTGGGATGAGGCACTGGATATTGTGGCCTCCGAAACCAAACGCATCACCGGACAATACGGCAATGAATCCCTCTGGGTTACCGGCGGTAACGGTACGGATTTCCAGAGTGTGTTCTCCGCCGCCGGGGGCTTTACCGGTGACTGGGGCACCACCTCCTGGGGCGCATGGTTTGAAACCCCGGCCCATCTGGGCCTCCTGGAAGGGTTCTACACCTTCGGCACCAATGACCGTTTTGATATGCGCAACTCACAACTGATTGTGATGTGGGGCGCAAACCCGGCGTGGTCCAGCCCGGGCAGCCCGACTTATAACTATTATCAGGCGAAAAAAGCCGGGGCACGTTTTATCAGTATTGACCCGAGTTATACCGCCACCGCAGAGCTGATGGATGCGGACTGGTATCCGATCAACCCGGGTACAGACCACGCGCTGGCGCTGGGGATTATGCATGCACTGCTGGAGATGGACAGCCCGGAGAATCCGCTGATCGACTGGGAATTCCTGCGACGCTGCACTGTCGGTTTTGATGAGAGCAATATGCCGGCAGGGGCGGATCCGAAGAAAAACTTTAAGGATTATCTGCTCGGCACCTACACCGGCAAGCCAACCACGCCGAAATGGGCGGCGGACATCTGCGGTATTTCTGCATCGGAGATCCGCTCGCTGGCGCGTCAGATCGGCGGCACACAGCGTGTGGCGCTGTTAACCGGCTGGGCACCGGCACGTATTCATAACGGGGAGGGATGGGTTCAGGCATTCTCAACACTCGGATTTATGACCGGGCATATGGGCCGTCCGGGCCGCATGACCGGCGCGTGTTGTCACTATGCCGCCGGGAACAATGGTACCCGTCTGGTGATGGCCGGTGCGAATGGCTTACCGGCAGTGAAAAACCCGGTCACTCTGAAAATCAACCACAACGAACTGAACCGTGCCCTGCTGGAGAAAAAATTCCGTCAGCGTGGCGTGGGGGATGTGGATGCCAATATTCAGATGATTTTCCACCCGTTTAACGCCACCTTACAGACCCGCGCCAACATTATGCAGGGAATCGAGGCTTACCGCAGCGGCGTGGAATTTATCGCGACCGCAGCGTATGTCCCGCATACCTGCGCGAAATATTCCGATGTGATCCTGCCGGTGACAACCGAATGGGAGCGCGAGGGAACCATTCTTAACCCGAGTAACCGTGAAGTCATCATTGCTGCGGTGAATGTGACTCAGCCGCTGTATGAAGCGAAAAGCGACCAGTGGATCGCCAAAGAGCTGGGTAAACGTCTGGGTGTCAATGTGGATGAGATCTTCCCGATCTCCGAAAAACAGCAGTTCTTCAATAAACTCAACGGTGCAACCATCATTACTGAGGATGGTGTCACCAAAGCGCCGCTGTTTACCATCACTCAGGCGGATATTGATGAGTGGCAGGTGACCGGTACGCCGCAGGAAGGGCGCATCACGCTGAATGAATTCCTGACCAAAGGGAAGTATCAGGTGGAGCGCACGCCGGATGATAATTACGGCTATATCGCGTATGAGGACTTTATCCGCGATCCGGCGGCGAATCCGCGTCCGACGCCAAGCGGTAAGTTTGAAATCTACTGCGAAACCCTGGTGGAGAAAGCGAAAGAGTGCGGCTGGACAGAATTACCGCCGATCGCCGAATACATCCCGTCAGCGAGCGGCTATGAAGCCAGCTTTAAAGATTTCAGCAAAAAAGAGAAAGGGGATTATCCGTTCCAGGTTTATAACCCGCACTATCTGCGCCGTTCACACAGTACCCTGGATAACGTGCCGTGGCTGCGCGAACAGTGGCCGAGCCCGATCTACATTAATACCTCTGATGCGAAACGTCTGGATATTAAACAGGGCGAAACCGTTCTGGTGACCAGCCCGCAGGGTAAAATTCTGCGTCCGGCGCTGGTGACCCAGACGATGAAACCGGGTGTGGTTGCACTGCCGCACGGCAGTTGGACCAATGTGGATGAAACCACCGGGATTGATATGGCCGGGGCGGATAACACCCTGACCATTCAGGTACCGACCGGACTGGGTACCTCCGGGTGGAACACGATGCTGTGTAACATCGAAAAATGGCACGGTGAGCAATTAACTGACGATGCGCGTCTGCCGCAGCGGATTATCGGATAA
- a CDS encoding TorD/DmsD family molecular chaperone, with product MNSDNRDPDYLYARQFAYDVLRRLLTDEPTAELLVYLRDEGLSLFPADDALPAMQSALDAMQDDLNTRMLKRGAADFEALHWDFTRLFIGPESPPAPPWESVYVSRDKLLFQESTLNVKTFYQQNGFHLPEKEYEAADHIGYELDFLWKLSEQASQELDREQAMCERITAPLAVSSDFMQAHLLAFITPFCRELNNHAETAFYRQLSTLLEVFVRSDYKKINELINLQ from the coding sequence GTGAACAGTGATAACCGGGATCCGGATTATCTGTATGCGCGTCAGTTTGCTTATGACGTCCTGCGCCGTCTGCTGACGGACGAACCGACAGCGGAACTGCTGGTTTATCTGCGTGATGAGGGGCTGTCACTGTTTCCGGCAGATGACGCACTGCCCGCCATGCAGAGTGCGCTCGATGCCATGCAGGATGATCTGAATACCCGCATGCTTAAACGCGGTGCCGCCGATTTTGAGGCGCTGCACTGGGATTTCACACGCCTGTTTATCGGGCCGGAATCGCCGCCTGCACCGCCGTGGGAGTCAGTTTATGTCTCCCGCGACAAACTGCTGTTTCAGGAAAGTACCCTGAATGTGAAAACCTTTTATCAGCAGAACGGTTTTCATCTGCCGGAAAAGGAGTATGAGGCGGCGGATCATATCGGCTATGAGCTTGATTTCCTCTGGAAACTGAGTGAACAGGCGTCACAGGAGCTCGACCGGGAACAGGCGATGTGTGAGCGCATTACTGCGCCGCTGGCCGTTTCCTCTGACTTTATGCAGGCACATCTGCTGGCGTTTATCACGCCGTTTTGCCGTGAACTGAATAATCACGCGGAGACCGCGTTTTATCGTCAGCTCAGCACACTTCTGGAAGTCTTTGTCCGGAGTGATTATAAGAAAATCAATGAATTAATAAACTTACAATAA
- a CDS encoding radical SAM protein produces the protein MIYPLTEQTPVLQHNAALQRYVRRYADIEKQTQQAIAQYGLSFESPYRRQAETDALRLEVKALGAVFANNGKSIHSRWLSSACVQCRTGEGSYTTFLSLKCHRDCYFCFNPNQENYDGFQNEMRDAIGEVNAIAAEGYPLTHIALTGGEPLLFRQESIRFFETVQAKLPGVHTRLYTAGDPLDRNTALALAKAGLKEVRFSIKIDDPPEKIEKVLSRIALAREIFPDVMVEMPVIPGSEEQMYDLLLKLDAIGVDGINLLEFCFPLTNSPAYQERGFALKNPPYEVYYNYWYAGGLAVADSELACLRVLKFALGNQLSVGVHYCSLENKHTGQVYQSNAFISAEPYYLFSSRDYFFKSAKVFGEDCAAVAAALRKAGVPFREDLLHGFLQFSPESIMRLTDIPELPVLLTSHIAEADEQGNPLIKEVRVEFTTPAEFSPDDIHGGMCEQ, from the coding sequence ATGATTTACCCGCTGACAGAACAGACCCCGGTTTTACAGCATAATGCGGCGTTGCAGCGGTATGTCCGGCGTTATGCCGATATTGAAAAACAGACACAGCAGGCCATCGCACAGTACGGATTGTCTTTTGAATCGCCGTACCGGCGTCAGGCCGAAACGGACGCGCTGCGCCTTGAGGTGAAAGCACTGGGTGCGGTTTTTGCCAACAACGGTAAAAGCATCCACAGCCGCTGGCTGTCATCCGCCTGTGTGCAGTGCCGCACCGGCGAGGGCAGTTACACCACGTTTTTATCCCTGAAATGTCACCGTGACTGCTATTTCTGCTTCAATCCGAATCAGGAAAATTACGACGGTTTTCAGAATGAGATGCGGGATGCCATTGGTGAGGTGAATGCGATTGCCGCAGAAGGGTATCCGCTCACCCATATTGCCCTGACCGGCGGCGAGCCGTTGTTGTTTCGTCAGGAGAGTATCCGCTTTTTTGAAACAGTGCAGGCGAAACTGCCCGGCGTTCATACCCGGCTGTACACCGCCGGTGATCCGCTGGATCGCAATACTGCGCTGGCACTGGCGAAAGCCGGTCTGAAAGAGGTGCGTTTCAGTATCAAAATTGATGATCCGCCGGAGAAAATTGAAAAGGTTCTCAGCCGGATAGCGCTGGCACGGGAGATTTTCCCGGATGTGATGGTGGAAATGCCGGTGATCCCGGGTAGCGAGGAGCAGATGTATGACCTGCTGCTGAAGCTGGATGCTATCGGCGTGGACGGCATCAATCTGCTGGAATTCTGTTTCCCGCTGACCAACAGCCCTGCCTATCAGGAACGGGGCTTTGCCCTGAAAAATCCCCCTTATGAAGTCTATTACAACTACTGGTACGCAGGCGGTCTGGCGGTGGCAGACAGTGAACTGGCCTGTCTGCGGGTGCTGAAATTTGCCCTCGGAAATCAGCTTTCCGTTGGTGTGCATTACTGCTCGCTGGAGAACAAACACACCGGCCAGGTGTATCAGAGTAATGCATTTATCAGCGCGGAGCCGTATTACCTGTTTTCTTCCCGTGATTACTTTTTCAAAAGCGCCAAGGTGTTCGGTGAGGACTGTGCTGCCGTCGCGGCAGCATTGCGTAAGGCGGGTGTCCCGTTCCGTGAGGATCTCCTGCACGGTTTTTTACAATTCAGTCCTGAATCGATTATGCGCCTGACAGACATCCCTGAACTGCCTGTTCTGCTGACATCCCACATTGCGGAAGCCGATGAACAGGGCAATCCCCTGATTAAAGAAGTGCGGGTGGAATTCACCACACCCGCTGAATTTTCGCCCGACGATATCCACGGAGGTATGTGTGAACAGTGA
- the erpA gene encoding iron-sulfur cluster insertion protein ErpA, whose translation MSDDSAMPLQFTDAAAKKVKILIADEENPNLRLRVYITGGGCSGFQYGFTFDDAINDGDMTIEKEGVALVVDPMSLQYLVGGCVDYTEGLEGSRFIVTNPNAKTTCGCGSSFSI comes from the coding sequence ATGAGCGATGATTCAGCAATGCCCCTGCAATTTACTGATGCGGCAGCTAAAAAAGTAAAAATCTTAATTGCGGATGAAGAAAATCCGAACCTGCGTCTGCGTGTGTATATCACCGGCGGCGGTTGCAGCGGTTTCCAGTATGGCTTCACGTTTGATGATGCCATCAATGACGGCGACATGACCATCGAAAAAGAAGGCGTGGCGCTGGTGGTTGATCCGATGAGCCTGCAATATCTGGTCGGCGGTTGTGTGGATTATACCGAAGGGCTGGAAGGCTCGCGGTTTATCGTCACCAACCCGAATGCCAAAACAACCTGTGGCTGTGGTTCTTCTTTCAGTATCTGA
- the hemL gene encoding glutamate-1-semialdehyde 2,1-aminomutase, with protein MSRSENLYTEAQHFIPGGVNSPVRAFNGVGGTPLFIERANGAYIYDVDGKAYIDYVGSWGPMVLGHNHPAIRTAVIKAVEKGLSFGAPTADEVEMAKFVTELVPSMDMVRMVNSGTEATMSAIRLARGYTARDKIIKFEGCYHGHADCLLVKAGSGALTIGQPNSPGVPADFARHTLTCTYNDLSSVREAFEKHPHDIACIIVEPVAGNMNCIPPSADFLPGLRALCDEFGALLIIDEVMTGFRVALGGAQAHYDVEPDLTCLGKIIGGGMPVGAFGGRSEIMEKLAPTGPVYQAGTLSGNPIAMAAGLACLHEIAQPGVHQRLTELTDMLADGLCEKAREAGIPFVVNHVGGMFGLFFTDAPAVTCYQDVMNCDVERFKKFFHLMLQQGIYLAPSAFEAGFMSVAHSDEDIRKTIDAAAYAFSEL; from the coding sequence ATGAGCCGTTCTGAAAATCTCTATACTGAAGCACAACATTTTATCCCGGGTGGTGTGAACTCACCGGTTCGTGCCTTTAACGGTGTCGGCGGTACGCCGCTGTTTATCGAGCGCGCCAACGGGGCCTATATTTATGATGTCGACGGCAAAGCCTATATCGACTATGTCGGCTCCTGGGGACCGATGGTGCTGGGGCATAATCACCCGGCCATCCGCACCGCCGTCATCAAAGCGGTGGAAAAAGGGCTGAGTTTCGGCGCACCGACTGCCGACGAAGTGGAAATGGCGAAATTTGTCACCGAACTGGTGCCGTCCATGGATATGGTGCGTATGGTGAACTCCGGTACCGAAGCCACCATGAGTGCCATTCGTCTGGCACGCGGCTATACCGCCCGCGATAAAATCATCAAATTTGAAGGCTGCTATCACGGACACGCAGACTGCCTGCTGGTCAAAGCCGGTTCCGGCGCACTGACCATCGGCCAGCCGAATTCACCGGGTGTGCCGGCAGATTTTGCCAGACACACACTGACCTGCACCTACAATGACCTGAGCTCTGTCCGTGAGGCGTTTGAAAAACATCCGCACGATATCGCCTGTATCATTGTCGAGCCGGTCGCCGGGAATATGAACTGTATACCGCCGTCAGCGGATTTCCTGCCGGGCCTGCGCGCTCTGTGTGATGAGTTCGGTGCGCTGCTGATTATCGATGAAGTGATGACCGGCTTCCGTGTCGCTCTCGGCGGTGCTCAGGCACATTATGATGTTGAGCCGGACCTGACCTGCCTGGGTAAAATTATCGGTGGCGGAATGCCGGTAGGTGCCTTCGGCGGCCGTAGTGAAATCATGGAAAAACTCGCTCCGACCGGCCCGGTTTATCAGGCAGGAACGCTGTCCGGTAACCCGATCGCGATGGCGGCGGGTCTTGCCTGCTTACATGAAATCGCCCAGCCGGGTGTGCATCAGCGCCTGACCGAACTGACGGATATGCTGGCAGACGGTCTGTGCGAAAAAGCCCGTGAAGCGGGTATTCCGTTTGTAGTTAACCATGTCGGCGGGATGTTCGGCCTGTTCTTTACCGATGCCCCGGCGGTCACCTGCTATCAGGATGTGATGAACTGCGACGTTGAGCGCTTTAAGAAATTCTTCCACCTGATGCTGCAACAGGGTATTTACCTGGCGCCATCCGCCTTTGAGGCCGGATTTATGTCTGTCGCGCACAGCGACGAAGATATCCGCAAAACCATTGATGCGGCCGCTTACGCTTTCTCTGAGCTGTAA
- a CDS encoding molecular chaperone TorD family protein, with protein sequence MSKTAHYAAAFNVLGICYLFPPDDDSNRAAMRLFTLPGFAQQWPCEVDNTLCSQLSRTAAEGTEVLKSAWQSLFAGPGALPAPPWGSVYLDAEGLLQGDSTLALSAFLKQERLKLKTPYPEPADHIGLILFQAAVLASEMRSAAVNTLLSQHLMNWLPRYAQRLDTHGHSPFYSALTRLALTTVQSFIKA encoded by the coding sequence ATGAGTAAAACAGCTCACTATGCGGCCGCGTTTAACGTACTGGGGATCTGCTATCTGTTCCCGCCGGATGATGACAGCAACCGGGCCGCTATGCGCCTGTTTACCCTGCCGGGATTTGCACAGCAGTGGCCGTGTGAGGTGGACAATACACTGTGTTCACAGCTGAGCCGCACGGCTGCGGAGGGCACAGAGGTACTGAAATCCGCATGGCAGTCTCTGTTTGCCGGGCCGGGAGCGTTACCGGCTCCGCCCTGGGGCTCAGTGTATCTGGATGCGGAGGGATTACTGCAGGGGGATTCGACCCTTGCACTGAGCGCATTCTTAAAACAGGAGCGGCTGAAACTGAAGACGCCGTATCCGGAACCGGCTGATCATATCGGGCTGATTTTATTCCAGGCGGCGGTACTGGCATCTGAAATGCGGAGCGCGGCGGTTAACACACTGCTCAGTCAGCATCTGATGAACTGGCTGCCGCGTTATGCGCAGCGTCTGGATACACACGGACACAGTCCGTTTTATTCCGCGCTGACCCGGCTGGCGCTGACCACCGTGCAATCATTTATAAAAGCATAA
- a CDS encoding dimethyl sulfoxide reductase anchor subunit family protein, translating to MNEWSLLIFTYMMNAAAGLCVMSGVFAVHLSRCLPADSFKRFMMLTIFIICTIAGAGSVASITHLGVPLNAPNAVNNVFSAWLSREVVVTAAFVGALGVSFLWLWKTGKFSFLLYGGAMAVGLADIFCMASIYRYTSILTWNDINTYLMFYGTTLTLGAVLFVPVVMVIRKAGHRAGITLPADTLSLSQLWLLWGVMAVSLIGRLLYQPFYAHYLTRTQLTHKSITFPLSPIEAYDSIAGLRIGVWGAAVIGVALCGISLVRAQKKARSGLPVCAGFISGCLLTIAAEFMLRYVFYYIHI from the coding sequence ATGAATGAGTGGTCACTTTTAATTTTCACTTACATGATGAATGCGGCGGCGGGGCTGTGCGTTATGAGCGGGGTGTTTGCCGTGCATCTCAGCCGCTGCCTCCCGGCGGACAGTTTCAAACGCTTTATGATGCTGACGATTTTTATTATCTGCACCATTGCGGGGGCTGGCTCGGTCGCATCAATTACCCACCTCGGCGTGCCGCTTAATGCGCCGAATGCCGTTAATAATGTGTTCAGTGCCTGGCTCAGCCGTGAAGTGGTGGTAACGGCCGCGTTTGTCGGTGCGCTCGGTGTCAGTTTTCTCTGGCTGTGGAAGACAGGAAAATTCTCTTTTCTGTTATACGGTGGCGCCATGGCTGTCGGGCTGGCTGATATTTTTTGTATGGCATCGATTTACCGTTACACCTCGATTCTGACCTGGAATGACATCAACACCTATCTGATGTTTTACGGCACAACACTGACACTCGGTGCCGTCCTGTTTGTGCCGGTGGTGATGGTGATCCGGAAAGCCGGACACCGGGCCGGGATTACACTGCCCGCAGACACATTATCATTATCACAGCTGTGGCTGCTGTGGGGAGTGATGGCGGTAAGTCTGATCGGGCGCCTGCTGTATCAGCCGTTTTATGCGCATTACTTGACCCGTACACAGCTGACACACAAATCAATCACATTCCCGCTGTCACCCATTGAAGCGTATGACAGTATTGCCGGGCTGCGGATTGGTGTCTGGGGTGCGGCGGTGATTGGTGTGGCACTCTGCGGTATCTCTCTGGTGCGGGCACAGAAAAAAGCACGCAGCGGTTTACCGGTCTGCGCCGGGTTTATCAGCGGCTGTCTGCTGACCATCGCGGCAGAGTTTATGCTGCGTTATGTGTTCTATTACATTCATATCTGA
- a CDS encoding DMSO/selenate family reductase complex B subunit has translation MSKFIVYPAVSDKQLGFYIDSARCSGCKACQVACKDKNNLDVGRRFRRVYEMTGGGYSRNKNGALINNVFACTLSISCNHCKDPICVRNCPTTAMHKREGDGIVMVNTDKCVGCGACAWSCPYGAPQMNPETKQMSKCDFCIDLQQKGEQPVCVSTCPLGAIQFGPIEELRAKYGSLDYVTGLPDPSITHPNLVINPHQGANFDDMNSERKEK, from the coding sequence ATGAGTAAATTCATTGTTTATCCGGCAGTCAGTGACAAACAGTTAGGTTTCTATATTGATTCCGCCCGCTGCTCCGGCTGCAAGGCGTGTCAGGTGGCGTGCAAGGACAAAAATAATCTTGATGTCGGCCGCCGTTTCCGTCGCGTGTATGAAATGACCGGCGGCGGCTACAGCCGCAATAAAAACGGTGCGCTGATTAATAACGTGTTCGCCTGCACACTCTCCATCTCCTGTAACCACTGCAAAGATCCGATCTGCGTGCGCAACTGCCCGACAACCGCAATGCATAAGCGCGAAGGGGACGGCATTGTGATGGTCAATACCGATAAATGTGTCGGCTGCGGTGCCTGTGCGTGGTCGTGTCCGTACGGCGCACCGCAGATGAATCCGGAAACGAAACAGATGTCGAAATGCGATTTCTGTATTGATCTTCAGCAGAAAGGTGAGCAGCCGGTATGTGTCAGCACCTGTCCCCTCGGGGCGATTCAGTTCGGACCAATTGAGGAACTGCGGGCGAAATACGGCTCACTCGATTACGTGACAGGTTTGCCGGATCCGTCAATCACGCATCCGAATCTGGTGATCAATCCGCATCAGGGCGCAAATTTTGATGACATGAACAGTGAGAGAAAAGAAAAATGA